The Brachyspira hyodysenteriae ATCC 27164 genome includes a window with the following:
- the sec2 gene encoding thioredoxin-like selenoprotein Sec.2, with translation MSLKDILFGKGGCGUGPSITPFVEEETIKESPIEARVKILGTGCSNCKKLEENTIAAIEEAKLDLAIKYVEDMAEIASYGVMSTPALLLDDKVLSYGKVLSKEEIIKILKENL, from the coding sequence ATGTCATTAAAAGATATATTATTTGGGAAAGGCGGATGCGGCTGAGGTCCTTCTATTACCCCCTTCGTTGAAGAGGAAACTATAAAAGAATCACCTATAGAAGCAAGAGTAAAAATATTAGGTACAGGATGCTCTAATTGTAAAAAATTAGAGGAAAATACAATAGCTGCTATAGAAGAAGCAAAACTTGATTTAGCTATTAAATATGTAGAAGATATGGCTGAAATTGCTTCTTACGGAGTAATGTCAACTCCTGCCCTATTATTAGATGATAAAGTTCTTTCATATGGTAAAGTTCTAAGTAAAGAAGAGATCATTAAAATCCTAAAAGAAAATCTATAG
- a CDS encoding sugar kinase produces MSYIVGFGEIMLRLSSVDNERLFQSSKLNATFGGVEANICVLASIFGLKSRYVTALPNNAIGKKVEELLLSHRVDTSAISWEGKRLGIYFVDTGNNYRTSNVIYDREYSSISMALIEDFDWDKVFKDASYFHISGVTPAISQTAADLTLFAVKEAKKRNVKVSCDINYRKKLWKYGKTIEEVMPEIVQYSDIVFANEYDAVKILGIKSNADVDGNINDEDYKYIMQQLIDKYSLEMVITTKRETVSSNHNNIYSMLYTNKNLYKSKKYYIKNIIDRIGTGDSFAAGILSGIQLFDNYQDILEFATASFCIKHSIPGDWNLTTKDEVINLMKSENGLDVKR; encoded by the coding sequence ATGTCATACATAGTAGGTTTCGGAGAGATAATGTTAAGACTCTCATCGGTAGATAATGAAAGATTATTTCAATCATCAAAACTCAATGCAACATTCGGAGGTGTGGAAGCTAATATTTGCGTTTTGGCTTCTATATTCGGATTAAAAAGCAGATATGTAACAGCACTTCCTAATAATGCCATAGGAAAAAAGGTTGAAGAATTATTATTAAGTCATAGAGTTGATACATCTGCGATATCTTGGGAAGGAAAAAGACTAGGTATATACTTTGTAGATACTGGAAATAACTATAGAACTTCTAATGTTATTTATGACAGAGAGTATTCTTCTATATCTATGGCTTTAATAGAAGATTTTGATTGGGATAAAGTGTTTAAAGATGCCTCATATTTTCATATAAGCGGAGTAACACCTGCAATAAGTCAGACTGCTGCTGATCTTACACTATTTGCAGTAAAAGAAGCAAAAAAAAGAAATGTAAAAGTGTCATGCGATATAAATTATAGAAAAAAATTATGGAAATACGGCAAAACTATAGAGGAAGTAATGCCTGAAATTGTACAATATTCTGATATAGTATTTGCTAATGAATATGATGCTGTAAAAATATTAGGTATAAAAAGTAATGCTGATGTAGACGGAAATATAAACGACGAAGATTATAAGTATATTATGCAGCAATTAATCGATAAATATTCATTAGAAATGGTAATAACAACAAAAAGAGAAACTGTAAGTTCTAATCATAATAATATATATAGTATGTTATATACTAATAAAAATTTATATAAATCAAAAAAATACTATATAAAAAATATTATTGACAGAATAGGAACTGGAGATTCATTTGCTGCCGGAATACTTTCAGGTATACAGCTATTTGACAATTATCAGGATATATTAGAATTTGCCACTGCTTCATTTTGTATAAAGCATAGTATACCTGGTGATTGGAATTTAACCACAAAAGATGAGGTAATAAATTTAATGAAATCTGAAAATGGTTTAGATGTAAAAAGATAA
- a CDS encoding GntR family transcriptional regulator, with product MPKAKNNNADNLIILEREVNEPIGDYAVRCLEYNIINMTLLPGTFISEKIVSEVLSISRTPIREAFSRLEKINLMEIYPQKGTRVSLIDTSIVEETSFMRMVLEKEIIKMVCKNHTEKDLKLLNKNIEQYEKNINTNKFYELLKLDNDFHELLFSIADKKLTFSLIRDSIKHFNRARIFNIMEMDRNRTLIEHQNILLFIKEKNIKKLIPLMEVHLTHVKDDMVFLKNKFPEYFNK from the coding sequence ATGCCTAAAGCCAAGAATAATAATGCAGATAATTTAATAATATTAGAAAGAGAAGTTAATGAACCTATAGGTGATTATGCTGTTAGATGTTTGGAATATAATATAATAAATATGACATTGCTTCCTGGCACTTTTATTAGTGAAAAGATAGTAAGTGAGGTATTATCTATAAGCAGAACTCCTATAAGAGAGGCTTTCTCCAGACTTGAGAAGATTAATTTGATGGAAATATACCCTCAGAAAGGTACTAGGGTTTCATTGATAGATACTAGTATAGTTGAAGAAACTAGTTTTATGAGAATGGTTCTTGAAAAAGAAATCATAAAAATGGTTTGCAAAAATCATACAGAAAAAGATTTAAAATTATTGAATAAAAATATAGAACAATATGAGAAAAATATAAATACTAATAAATTTTATGAACTTCTTAAATTAGATAATGATTTTCATGAGTTATTATTTTCAATAGCAGATAAAAAATTAACTTTTAGCTTAATAAGAGATTCTATAAAACATTTTAACAGAGCTAGAATATTTAATATAATGGAAATGGATAGAAATAGAACATTAATAGAACATCAGAATATACTTCTTTTTATAAAGGAAAAAAATATAAAAAAACTTATTCCTCTTATGGAAGTACATTTGACTCATGTAAAAGATGACATGGTGTTTTTGAAAAATAAATTCCCTGAATATTTTAATAAGTAG
- a CDS encoding MFS transporter, producing MDNTNTYHRAKIWQIAFFAFNNTATNLYMFFMFFISYYATGMLGLGVVLVSTLLTVMRIWDAITDPFVGYLLDKTNGRFGKNRPFIVAGNIVMIISCIIMYKFVYKAPQNMRLLFFILVYAVYIIGYTLQCVVTKSAQTCLTNDPKQRPYFTIFDGSYNVVLFAGMQIVVSKIWIPKYGGFNADFFNTFLIFTIIVSGCLSALAVIGLWTKDRTEYFGLGKPQLITFKDYWTVIRKNRAIQMLVIAASTSKLFVTIQTNSIVLVMLYGIICGNYALSGEVSAIYSIPSIIIIILGMKFVASRLGQRKALLFGTIGCIIFAALLALLFIFGDPKTMSFTNLNFFTIAFIVLWILMQGFAGISTNIVIPMTADCADYETYRSGKYVPGLMGTLFSCVDKIISSFATTIVGLLIAMIGFKETQPTPDTPYSAAIFWVTMFCVFFAPMIGWVLNIIAMRFYPLTKEKMEEIQGAIAEIKAKNS from the coding sequence ATGGATAATACAAATACTTATCATAGAGCCAAAATATGGCAAATAGCATTCTTTGCATTTAACAATACTGCAACAAATTTATATATGTTCTTTATGTTTTTTATATCATACTATGCTACAGGAATGTTAGGATTAGGAGTAGTTTTAGTATCTACACTACTTACAGTTATGCGTATTTGGGATGCCATAACCGATCCTTTTGTAGGGTATTTACTTGATAAAACAAATGGAAGATTCGGAAAAAATAGACCTTTTATAGTAGCAGGAAATATTGTAATGATAATATCTTGTATAATAATGTACAAATTTGTATATAAAGCACCTCAAAATATGAGGCTATTATTTTTCATTTTAGTTTATGCTGTTTATATTATAGGATATACTTTACAATGCGTTGTTACAAAATCAGCACAAACTTGTCTTACTAATGATCCTAAACAAAGACCTTATTTTACTATATTTGACGGAAGTTACAATGTTGTATTATTTGCCGGTATGCAGATTGTAGTTTCTAAAATATGGATACCAAAATACGGCGGTTTTAATGCTGACTTTTTTAATACTTTCTTAATATTTACTATAATTGTATCAGGTTGTTTATCAGCATTGGCTGTAATAGGATTATGGACTAAAGACAGAACAGAATATTTCGGACTTGGAAAGCCGCAATTAATTACATTTAAAGATTATTGGACTGTTATAAGAAAAAACAGAGCAATACAAATGCTTGTAATTGCCGCTTCTACAAGTAAGCTTTTTGTTACTATACAAACTAACTCTATAGTTTTAGTTATGCTTTATGGTATAATATGCGGAAACTATGCACTTAGCGGTGAAGTATCTGCTATATATAGTATACCAAGTATAATTATTATAATATTAGGTATGAAATTTGTAGCTAGCCGTTTAGGACAGAGAAAGGCACTTCTATTCGGTACTATAGGATGTATAATTTTTGCGGCATTATTAGCATTATTATTTATATTTGGAGATCCTAAAACTATGAGCTTTACAAATCTCAATTTCTTTACTATAGCGTTTATTGTATTATGGATACTTATGCAGGGATTTGCTGGAATTTCAACAAATATAGTTATACCTATGACTGCTGACTGTGCTGATTATGAAACTTACAGATCCGGAAAATATGTTCCTGGTTTAATGGGTACATTATTTAGCTGTGTTGATAAAATCATATCATCTTTTGCCACTACTATAGTTGGTTTATTAATAGCCATGATTGGATTTAAAGAAACTCAGCCTACTCCTGACACTCCATATTCTGCAGCTATTTTTTGGGTAACTATGTTCTGTGTATTCTTTGCTCCTATGATTGGATGGGTACTTAATATTATAGCTATGAGATTCTATCCGCTTACTAAAGAAAAAATGGAAGAAATACAGGGAGCTATAGCTGAAATAAAAGCTAAAAATTCATAA
- the uidA gene encoding beta-glucuronidase → MVNSMLYPRESKTRRVVDISGMWEFKIDSNNEGRKNGYANGLKDTTFIPVPSSFNDLFTDKNIREHAGDVWYETSFYLPSEWKDKDVNIRFGCATHEATVYINGKEVCTHVGGFMPFNAPVNEAGIFGEKNKLVVVVNNELSNTTIPCGHTETKPSGKKYIKPSFDFFNYAGLNRPVKITVTNKEYIHDIDIVSDVNGSDGIVNYEVHTTGENKVYIKILDEEGNEAASAEGKSGKIVIKNAKLWNPKASYLYKFIACIKNGDELIDEYYLDFGIRTVKVEGTKFLINGKPFYFTGFGKHEDSEIAGRGYNPPVIKRDFELIKWIGANSFRTSHYPYSEEIMQAADREGIVIIDEVAAVGMFDVGSVLNPGASKTDYFSLDEVHNKTKEVHKKAVEELIKRDKNHPSVVMWSLFNEPDTSKDEAVPYFEDIFNFAKSQDKQNLPKTFAAIQASSPGKCKCMHLCDVITLNRYYGWYFLGGYEIDMSEEKFREEMNLYSSMNKPVMFTEYGADTYAGVHKLPSVMWSEEYQCEYYEMNFKVFDSYDFIVGEQLWNFADFQTTEGIFRVDGNKKGIFTRNRQPKAVAHYIRNRWTKLPLDYKSKK, encoded by the coding sequence ATGGTTAATTCTATGTTATATCCTAGAGAAAGCAAAACAAGAAGAGTTGTTGATATATCCGGAATGTGGGAATTTAAGATTGACTCCAACAATGAAGGCAGAAAAAATGGTTATGCTAACGGACTTAAAGACACTACATTTATACCTGTACCATCTAGTTTTAATGATCTTTTTACAGATAAAAACATAAGAGAGCATGCAGGAGATGTATGGTATGAAACATCATTTTATCTGCCTTCAGAATGGAAAGACAAAGATGTTAATATAAGATTCGGTTGTGCAACTCATGAAGCTACTGTATATATTAATGGAAAAGAAGTATGTACTCATGTGGGAGGATTTATGCCTTTCAATGCTCCTGTAAATGAAGCAGGCATATTCGGAGAAAAAAATAAATTAGTTGTAGTTGTTAATAATGAACTTAGCAATACTACTATACCTTGCGGACATACTGAAACTAAACCTTCAGGCAAAAAATATATTAAGCCTTCTTTTGACTTCTTTAACTATGCCGGATTAAACAGACCTGTAAAAATCACTGTTACAAATAAAGAATATATACATGATATAGATATAGTATCAGATGTAAACGGCAGTGACGGAATTGTAAACTATGAAGTACATACTACAGGCGAAAACAAAGTATATATTAAAATACTTGATGAAGAAGGTAATGAAGCTGCAAGTGCCGAAGGAAAAAGCGGAAAAATAGTTATAAAAAATGCTAAACTATGGAATCCAAAGGCTTCTTATTTATATAAATTCATAGCCTGCATAAAAAACGGTGATGAACTTATAGATGAATACTATTTAGACTTTGGAATAAGAACTGTTAAAGTTGAAGGAACTAAGTTTTTAATTAATGGAAAACCTTTCTACTTTACAGGATTTGGAAAACATGAAGACAGTGAAATAGCAGGAAGAGGATACAACCCTCCTGTTATAAAAAGAGATTTTGAACTCATTAAATGGATTGGAGCAAATTCATTTAGAACATCTCATTATCCTTATAGTGAAGAAATAATGCAGGCTGCTGACAGGGAAGGGATAGTAATAATAGATGAAGTTGCTGCTGTAGGTATGTTTGATGTAGGTTCAGTACTAAACCCTGGTGCTTCAAAAACTGATTATTTCTCTTTAGATGAAGTACATAACAAAACTAAAGAGGTACATAAAAAAGCAGTTGAAGAACTTATCAAAAGAGATAAAAATCACCCTTCTGTTGTTATGTGGAGTTTATTCAATGAGCCTGATACTTCAAAAGATGAAGCTGTTCCATATTTTGAGGATATATTCAATTTTGCTAAAAGTCAGGATAAACAAAATCTGCCTAAAACTTTTGCTGCTATTCAGGCATCTTCACCTGGAAAATGTAAATGTATGCATTTATGCGATGTGATTACATTAAATAGATATTATGGATGGTATTTCTTAGGCGGTTATGAAATAGATATGTCAGAAGAAAAATTCAGAGAAGAAATGAATTTATATTCTAGCATGAATAAACCAGTTATGTTCACTGAATATGGAGCTGATACTTATGCAGGTGTTCATAAACTTCCTTCTGTTATGTGGTCTGAAGAATATCAATGCGAATATTATGAAATGAATTTCAAAGTTTTTGATAGCTATGACTTTATAGTTGGAGAACAATTATGGAACTTCGCTGACTTCCAAACTACTGAAGGAATATTCAGAGTAGACGGAAATAAAAAAGGTATATTCACAAGAAATCGTCAGCCTAAAGCAGTTGCTCATTACATAAGAAACAGATGGACTAAATTGCCATTAGATTATAAATCCAAAAAATAA